In the genome of Streptomyces lydicus, the window TGGCCAGCTCGGCCTTGTCGTCCATCGTCGGCGCGAGCTTGGCGTCCTCCGCCAGGCGCTCGAAGGCGGACAGCTCGCCATAGGCGAGCGCGCCGAGCAGATCGATCACGGCGGCCCGGTACTGGGGCTCGGCGGATGCCTGCGCCCAGTCCTGGGCGGCGATCCCGGTGTGTGTGCGCGCGTCAGCGGCGGCGTTGTCAGGCGTTCCCATGACCGGCACAATAGCCCGCTCGGCCGCCCGGGGAAGGCCCTGGTCAGCCACTCCGGTTCGCCCGTACGAACGACGGTCGTAGCCCCCGTCCCGGTAGCACGGCAGGCCGTGATGTATTCCTCACTCATACAAGCCTTCGGATGGGCGCGCCATATCCGGGGTACAGTGGTATTTGGACCTGCCGAGTATCGGTGGGTCGTTCCACGAAGCGGATGCCCGGTCGGTGGCCCGATCGGCTCCAAACCGACCGCCCTCTGACGCGGCGCGCAGCAGACCTGCGCACGGCAAGAGGGACACCGCTCGCGGCAGGAGTGCCTGAGCGTTGGCAGTGGTCCCGCCCCACCGGCCGCATCATCAGGCCGGCCCGTACGAACCCGTACGAAGGTGCGGTACGACCCCCTTCGCCGCCTCACGCCGCGTCTCACAGAAGAGGCAAGATTCTGTCTACATTTCGAGACCTCGGGATTTTCCCCGAGACGGCCGAGGCCCTGGAAGCCGTCGGCATCATCTCTCCCTTTCCCATCCAGGAACTGACGCTCCCCGTCGCCCTCTCCGGCAACGACGTGATCGGCCAGGCAAAGACCGGCACGGGCAAGACCCTGGGCTTCGGCCTGCCGCTCCTGGAGCGCGTCACCGTCCCCGCCGACGTCGAGGCCGGCCGCGCCAAGCCCGAGCAGCTGACCGAGGCGCCGCAGGCCCTGGTGGTCGTACCCACCCGTGAGCTGTGCCAGCAGGTCACCAACGACCTGCTCACGGCCGGCAAGGTGCGCAATGTCCGTGTCCTGGCGATCTACGGCGGCCGCGCCTACGAGCCGCAGGTCGAGGCGCTGAAGAAGGGCGTCGACGTCGTCGTCGGCACGCCCGGCCGCCTCCTCGACCTGGCGGGCCAGAAGAAGCTGAACCTCTCCCAGGTCAAGAGCCTGGTGCTGGACGAGGCCGACGAGATGCTCGACCTGGGCTTCCTGCCCGACGTCGAGAAGATCATCCAGCTGCTGCCGGTCAAGCGCCAGACGATGCTGTTCTCGGCGACCATGCCCGGCCAGGTCATCTCCCTGGCCCGCCGCTACATGTCGCAGCCCACGCACATCCGCGCCACCGCGCCGGACGACGAGGGCCAGACCGTCCGCAACACCGCCCAGCACGTCTTCCGGGCCCACTCCATGGACAAGCCGGAGATGGTCGCCCGCATCCTGCAGGCCGAGGGCCGGGGCCTGGCGATGGTGTTCTGCCGTACGAAGCGGACCGCCGCCGATATCGCCGACCAGCTCGCGCGCCGCGGCTTCGCCTCCGGCGCGGTGCACGGCGACCTCGGCCAGGGCGCCCGTGAGCAGGCGCTGCGCGCCTTCCGCAACGGCAAGGTCGATGTCCTGGTCTGCACCGACGTCGCCGCCCGCGGTATCGACGTCGAGGGTGTGACGCATGTCATCAACTACCAGTCGCCCGAGGAAGAGAAGACCTACCTGCACCGCATCGGCCGTACGGGCCGGGCGGGCGCCAAGGGCACCGCGGTCACCCTCGTCGACTGGGACGACATCCCGCGCTGGAAGCTGATCAACAAGGCGCTGGACCTGGCGTTCGACGAGCCGGAGGAGACCTACTCCACCTCGCCGCACCTCTACGAGCAGCTGAACATCCCCGCGGGCACCAAGGGCGTGCTGCCGCGCAACGAGCGCACCCGCGCCGGGCTGGCCGCGGAAGAGGTCGAGGACCTGGGCGAGACCGGCGGCCGCGGCCGTGGTCCCCGTAAGGGTGCCGTCGTCGAGGAGGAGCGCCCCCAGCGCACCCGTACGCCGCGGCAGCGCCGCCGTACCCGTGGCGGTACGCCCATGGACGGGGCGGCCGCCGCCGAGGCGCCCGCGACCGCGTCCCCCGCCGTCGCCGAGGGCACCGAAAGCGCGGAGAACACCGGGCCGCGTCAGCCGCGCCGGCGCCGCCGTACCCGCGGCAGCCAGAACTCGGCCGCAGCGGCCGTCCCGGCCCCGGCCGCCGAGGCCTCGGGCGCTCCCGCCAAGGTGACCAAGGCTGCCCCCAAGGCGACCGAGGCTGCCCCCAAGGTGGCCGAGACCGCCCCCAAGGCGACCCAGGCTGCCGCCGTGGCGACCGAGGCGGTGGCCGAGCCGGTCAGGCCGCGCCGCCGCCGGCCCCGCATCGTCCGTCCCGAGGACACCGGGAGCTTCCAGACTGTGGAGAGCGCGGCGCAGGCGCTCGCGGCGGCGAAGGGCGCGGCGGTCGTCGCCGAGTCCGCGGCCGTGGCCGAGCCCGCCGAGGCGCCGGCCAAGCCGCGCCGCCGGACCCGCAGCACCGCCAAGGCCGCCGCGGCGACGGCAACGGCACCGGCCGCGGTGACGGAGACCGTCACGGACGCCGCGGTGGAGGCTCCCGCCAAGCCGAAGCGGACCCGTAAGGCCGCGCCCAAGGCCGCCGAGGCCGTGGGCGACGCGGCCGAGGCCGCGGTGGAGGCGCCGGCCAAGCCGAAGCGGACCCGCAAGGCCGCGGCTGCCAAGCCGGCCGCCGAGAGCGCCGTCGACACCGTCGAGGACGCCCCGGCCAAGCCGAAGCGCACGCGGAAGGCCGCGGCCACCACCAAGGCCGTGGCGGACGCACCCGCCGAGGAAGCGCCGGCCAAGCCCAAGCGGACCCGCAAGGCCGCGGCCAAGCCGGCCGCGGAGGCGACGGAGACGACGGAGACCGCCGAGGCCAAGCCGGTGCGCCGCCGCACCCGCGCCAAGGCGCCCGCCGCCGAGGCGACGCCCGAGAGCTGAGCCTGGCCCGGCTGACGCCGGGATCCCGGCGCGACGACCCGGCGCCCGCACTGTGCGGGCGCCGGGTCGTCGGCGTCCCCGGCCCGTATTGACCGCCCGCCGGATAACCTCGACCCCATGAGCAGGCCGCCCACCCTCACACTCCCCCCGTGCGCCCGTGCGTACCGACTCGACACCGAGCGCGGCTCCTTCGCCGTGCAGGACGCTCGTCCCGATGCCGCGCCGATCGGGACCGCCCTGCTGGTGCCCGGATTCACCGGCAGCAAGGAGGACTTCATCGCCTTGCTGGCCCCGCTGGCCGCGGCGGGGTTCCGGGCGGTCGCCGTGGACGGGCGCGGACAGCACGAGTCCCCCGGCCCCCGCGACGAACGGTCTTATGTGCAAAGGGAGTTGGCGCTCGATGTGCTGGCCCAGGCGCGGGCCCTACGGGAGCCGGACGGCGGTCCTGTGCATCTGCTGGGGCACTCGCTGGGCGGGCTGGTCACCCGGGCCGCCGTGCTGCTCGACCCGGCCCCGTTCCGCTCGCTGACCGTGCTCAGCTCCGGTCCCGCCGCCATCGAGGCGTCCCAGCAGGCCCGGGTGCGGATGCTGATCGAGGCGCTCGGCACGCTCGACATGGAGAGCGTCTGGCGGGCGATGCGCGAGCTGGATCCCCCGGAGGCGGCGGAGGCGTCGACGCCACCGGAGATCGGCGCGTTCCTGTACCGCCGTTGGCTGAACACCGTTCCCGAGCAGCTGATCGCGACCGGCCGTCAGATGCTGGAAGAGCCCGACCGGGTGGCGGAGCTGGCCCGTACGGGCATGGCCACCCATGTGGTCTCCGGCGCCGTCGACTATGCGTGGCCGGTGCCGTCGATGGACGCGATGGCCGAGCGGCTGTCCGCCCGGCGCACCGTCATCGAGGGCGCCGAGCACTCCCCCAATGCCGAACGGCCGCAGAAGACGGCCGAGGCGCTTGCCGGGTTCTGGAGCGGCGTGGGCTGAGTGCCACCCGGCCGTCGGGGAGCGGCGTGGGCTGAGTGCCACCCGGCCGTCGGGGAGCGGTGTGGGCTGAGTGCCGCCCGGCCGTCCGGGACCGCCGCCGGCGCGTGTGGGCCGAGCGGACGGCGTCGCCAGGACAGCGCGGGGCGGTTCGGCGAGCATCGAGAAAGGCGGGCCCCCACCGGCGCCCGGCCGGCACCGCTTCGCACGAAGGGCCCGACCATGACCGAGAATCCGTCGACTTCCCCGGCCGGCGCCGAGGACGCCCCTCACGGCATCGCGCTCAACCGGACCTTCGACGCCCGCCGTGAGCTGGTCTTCGCGGCGTGGACGACGCCCGAGCACTTCGCGTACTGGTTCGGCGGGGAACTGGCGGTGCCGGTCGAGCGGATGACGATGGACGCCCGGCCGGGCGGGGTCTGGACGCTGGTCATGCGCACCCCGGACGGCGGCG includes:
- a CDS encoding alpha/beta fold hydrolase encodes the protein MSRPPTLTLPPCARAYRLDTERGSFAVQDARPDAAPIGTALLVPGFTGSKEDFIALLAPLAAAGFRAVAVDGRGQHESPGPRDERSYVQRELALDVLAQARALREPDGGPVHLLGHSLGGLVTRAAVLLDPAPFRSLTVLSSGPAAIEASQQARVRMLIEALGTLDMESVWRAMRELDPPEAAEASTPPEIGAFLYRRWLNTVPEQLIATGRQMLEEPDRVAELARTGMATHVVSGAVDYAWPVPSMDAMAERLSARRTVIEGAEHSPNAERPQKTAEALAGFWSGVG
- a CDS encoding DEAD/DEAH box helicase translates to MPERWQWSRPTGRIIRPARTNPYEGAVRPPSPPHAASHRRGKILSTFRDLGIFPETAEALEAVGIISPFPIQELTLPVALSGNDVIGQAKTGTGKTLGFGLPLLERVTVPADVEAGRAKPEQLTEAPQALVVVPTRELCQQVTNDLLTAGKVRNVRVLAIYGGRAYEPQVEALKKGVDVVVGTPGRLLDLAGQKKLNLSQVKSLVLDEADEMLDLGFLPDVEKIIQLLPVKRQTMLFSATMPGQVISLARRYMSQPTHIRATAPDDEGQTVRNTAQHVFRAHSMDKPEMVARILQAEGRGLAMVFCRTKRTAADIADQLARRGFASGAVHGDLGQGAREQALRAFRNGKVDVLVCTDVAARGIDVEGVTHVINYQSPEEEKTYLHRIGRTGRAGAKGTAVTLVDWDDIPRWKLINKALDLAFDEPEETYSTSPHLYEQLNIPAGTKGVLPRNERTRAGLAAEEVEDLGETGGRGRGPRKGAVVEEERPQRTRTPRQRRRTRGGTPMDGAAAAEAPATASPAVAEGTESAENTGPRQPRRRRRTRGSQNSAAAAVPAPAAEASGAPAKVTKAAPKATEAAPKVAETAPKATQAAAVATEAVAEPVRPRRRRPRIVRPEDTGSFQTVESAAQALAAAKGAAVVAESAAVAEPAEAPAKPRRRTRSTAKAAAATATAPAAVTETVTDAAVEAPAKPKRTRKAAPKAAEAVGDAAEAAVEAPAKPKRTRKAAAAKPAAESAVDTVEDAPAKPKRTRKAAATTKAVADAPAEEAPAKPKRTRKAAAKPAAEATETTETAEAKPVRRRTRAKAPAAEATPES